The following DNA comes from Cryobacterium psychrophilum.
GGCGGGGCAGTCCTGGCGATCACCCATTTCGGCTACCTCGACTTCGCGCTCGTGGAGTGGCAGATGTGGAAGCGCAACCGCCGCCATATCCGTTTCATGGCAAAAAAGGGGGCCTTCGACCAACCACTGGTGGGCAGGCTCCTGCGCGGCATGCGCCATATCTCCGTCGACATGACCGCGGGCGCTGCCGCCTATGGCGAGGCGGTAACGGCCCTGCAATCTGGTGAAGTCTTGGGTGTGTTCCCCGAGGGCGGCGTCAACGCCTCGTTCACCGTGCGCGAGCTGAAAACGGGAACGGCGCGGATGGCGGCTGAAGCCGGTGTGCCGATCATCCCGATTGCCGTCTGGGGTGGCCACCGTCTGCTGACCAAGAACCACAAGCCCGTGCTGCGTGAAATCGTCGGCATCCCGGTGCACTTCGCCGTCGGTGAGCCGCTCACGGTAGCG
Coding sequences within:
- a CDS encoding lysophospholipid acyltransferase family protein; protein product: MRRIEPIYSTAITAGRALFGSLRVHPALDGGHHLPNQGGAVLAITHFGYLDFALVEWQMWKRNRRHIRFMAKKGAFDQPLVGRLLRGMRHISVDMTAGAAAYGEAVTALQSGEVLGVFPEGGVNASFTVRELKTGTARMAAEAGVPIIPIAVWGGHRLLTKNHKPVLREIVGIPVHFAVGEPLTVAPGGDIAAATQTLHLALQGLVDGLQARYPESGESRWWQPSHLGGTAPTPAEAAVVEAERQRRRAAERAK